The following is a genomic window from Methanolinea sp..
GCTTGATCCCCATGGGCACATTCCCTCTGTCAGTCTTTATTCATACGCGCGGAAAGTTTAAGAATGTTGTTTACGACGACGTCGGGATCTTCCCCGAGGATCCTCACCATCGGTTCCTTCCCGACTGCACCCCTGTCGTAGATCACGTCCGGAACCCCGTCCCTGCAGCACGACGCGACCCCCCAGTCCATCGTTTGTACCCCCGGGGGCTCCGCGGCGCGGTCGAAGCTGCAGACAGAGAGGAGCATCTCCTCGCACACCTCCACGATCCTCTCCGAGTACCTGACGTTCGCGGCGCACCTCACGTCCGGATCGAATCTCATTGCCGTAAGGACGATCCTCGCGACGTGGTCGCTCGCACCGAACGCGACCGGGCCGACGGCGTGGGGCCGTCCCCGCACCCTGACGATCCGCCCCTCGACTGCGGCAACGTCCCCCGGCGTCCTCGCGCGGGGGATCGCGTACGCGATGTTCGTCCCGACTTCCGGGATGAGCGAGGGGTCCATCCCCGCAACGAGCCTGCGCACGGCTTCCCCGAGGACGCGCAGGACCTCTTCCCTCTCGGATCCTGTCACCGGGCTATTCCCCCCTGGGTATTCCGGGCGGAAATGTCATTAGCCTGCCGGTGGCCGGTAGGGGGGATGCCGGCGGCAACCGGTCGCACGGGGATGCCCGCAAGGGACAGTGATAAGAACGCGTGGTGACAATACGTACGGCATGGATGCCCGGCTGCTCGATGCCACTGTCGCACTACTCTGTTTCGCCGTCCTCGTCGCGCTCGTGATCCTCCTCCCCGCAGTGCTCGCCCACGGGACCGCGTACCTGCTTGCCCTCGTCGTATTCGTCCTCGCGATGAGCGGTGCGGGTATTCTCGTCAACAGGGCCATCGCCTGATGTGTCGCGCTCTCCTCCCTTCCTCCCCTTCTTCTTCCTCCTGTAGTACGTGAGGGGGTGCGATACCTTCTCGCAGAGGGTGTCGGGCCTCGCGCAGAGACCGAGCGTGCGCATCGCGGGGCAGGCAGGTGCCGTGTACTCCGTCCCCTTCCCCCCGCGCCCCGAGATGTGCTCCACCTGGTATTGCGTCTTCCCGATGTCGAAGTCGGGGGCCCTGCTGTAGAGCTGGATGATCTCGGACGTTCCCATCCCGATGTTGTGGAGGAACGCGGTGAGCGCGAACCTTCCCGCGTGGGTGATGTTGGTGCCGGCCGAGAGCGCAGAGAGGAGCGCCTGCATGCAGGGGGGGAATGCAGATTCCTCGACTTGCCCGAAATCCGTGAGGATCCTCTTCTGGAACTCGGCCCGGACCTGCGAGATGTAGGGCTCGACGAGCGTGCAGACGGATTCGGGGACCTCGAGGGGGAGGGAGGAGAGGAGGATCTTCCGGATGTGCTCCCTGAAGAGCTCCTCCGATTCGGCCGGCTCGACCGTGACTTTCCCCCCGTAGACCTCCCTGTTGACGAGCCTCCACCGCTCCTCCTGCAATCCCGCGGTGAGGCCGATGTACCTCGGAACGGGGAGGAAAGGCCCGTCGAGCGGGTAGCCCATCTTCTCCGCGAGGAACTTCCTCTTCCCTTCGTCTTCTGCCTGGAGGAACGCGTGGGCCCTCTGCGCCTCGTAACGGGCGAGGCGTTCCATGAGCGCCTTCTCCCGCGCGCACGAGACGAGTATTCTCGCCAGCAAAAAGGAAGTGACCTCGCGCTGCACCCCGAGCCTGTCCGAGGGGAGGTCAGGTTTCTCGAGCGAAGGCGGCACGGGGCCTGTCGCGGCAAGGGCACGTCGCACCCTCTCCACCGCGTGGGAGAGGACGAGCTTCCCGTAATTCCCCTGGATGAATTCCCCGAGGGATCCGGACTGTGGGAGGATGAATTGGTGCGATTCCTTCAAAAATGGGTATTTCGCGAAGTCTCTCGTCTCGAGGGAGACCCGCATCAGTCGGCCTCGATACGGGGTGCGAGCAGGTATTCCACGTACCCTTTCCCGCCGGCAATGTAGAACGCGAATTTCACCGGGTGGTCGATCCCGAGGGAGATCTCCACCTCCTCGGCCCTGCCCATGACCTTCCCCATGTCCT
Proteins encoded in this region:
- a CDS encoding DNA primase large subunit PriL — its product is MKESHQFILPQSGSLGEFIQGNYGKLVLSHAVERVRRALAATGPVPPSLEKPDLPSDRLGVQREVTSFLLARILVSCAREKALMERLARYEAQRAHAFLQAEDEGKRKFLAEKMGYPLDGPFLPVPRYIGLTAGLQEERWRLVNREVYGGKVTVEPAESEELFREHIRKILLSSLPLEVPESVCTLVEPYISQVRAEFQKRILTDFGQVEESAFPPCMQALLSALSAGTNITHAGRFALTAFLHNIGMGTSEIIQLYSRAPDFDIGKTQYQVEHISGRGGKGTEYTAPACPAMRTLGLCARPDTLCEKVSHPLTYYRRKKKGRKGGERDTSGDGPVDENTRTAHREDEYDEGKQVRGPVGEHCGEEDHERDEDGETE
- a CDS encoding thiamine-phosphate synthase family protein; this translates as MTGSEREEVLRVLGEAVRRLVAGMDPSLIPEVGTNIAYAIPRARTPGDVAAVEGRIVRVRGRPHAVGPVAFGASDHVARIVLTAMRFDPDVRCAANVRYSERIVEVCEEMLLSVCSFDRAAEPPGVQTMDWGVASCCRDGVPDVIYDRGAVGKEPMVRILGEDPDVVVNNILKLSARMNKD